The Saccharomyces mikatae IFO 1815 strain IFO1815 genome assembly, chromosome: 11 genome has a segment encoding these proteins:
- the ECM9 gene encoding Ecm9p (similar to Saccharomyces cerevisiae ECM9 (YKR004C); ancestral locus Anc_2.514) produces MNCTLPLCKEFFKEITAYLDHDDFKLTITGNQPSITLPYYLDKNAHSVELIIFKSTFLSLFQEAHTYFNSSLSDQSGIINENIYYMTIGLLLTTPENKTVYNMHEELLKKYFQDSSVLIIPGLFAKEVRLVQRLLCSSNNRINKSSSLWILYRKLYILTLHVKTSIFPDLLHVFSSSGAQHFSNYYCWNTARWFYDNIPFNKRIELFNLTKAFCFQHIKDCSSWSTLAYMVCQQEQKNKNNICDFQRLAISFNLPTESKKVDLNFQIQCAGSFIQELIEWINRTYVADWPPYLCLLQITKLDLILGIKMDSFLSTWKHEIRNFEENSGNIKLKNNTPIVPKQLSNDLLVSENVLHFGYKKLFLSKFFDK; encoded by the exons ATGAACTGTACTCTTCCCCTTTGCAAAGAGTTCTTTAAAGAAATAACAGCCTATTTAGACCATGATGATTTTAAATTAACAATTACTGGAAATCAGCCGTCAATCACTCTACCTTATTACCTGGACAAGAATGCCCATTCTGTTGAACTAATTATCTTCAAATCAACATTTTTATCTCTCTTCCAAGAAGCGCATACATACTTCAACAGCAGTCTCTCTGATCAAA GCGGCAttattaatgaaaatatttattaCATGACTATTGGACTTCTACTCACAACACCCGAGAACAAAACGGTATATAATATGCATGAGGAGCTGCTcaagaaatattttcaagataGTAGTGTTTTGATTATTCCGGGTTTATTTGCCAAAGAAGTAAGGCTGGTTCAGCGGCTCCTTTGCTCATCAAACAATCGCATCAACAAGTCGTCATCTCTCTGGATATTATATCGAAAATTATATATCTTGACTCTTCATGTGAAGACATCAATTTTCCCGGATCTTCTTCATGTATTCTCCTCTTCTGGGGCCCAGCATTTTTCTAATTATTACTGTTGGAATACTGCTAGATGGTtttatgataatataccttttaataaaagaattgagCTCTTTAATCTGACGAAGGCATTTTGCTTTCAGCACATCAAGGATTGTTCATCATGGAGTACATTAGCATATATGGTATGCCAACaggaacaaaaaaacaaaaataatatatgtGATTTTCAAAGGCTGGCAATCTCTTTTAATTTACCGACTGAGTCAAAAAAGGTTGACTTGAATTTTCAAATACAATGTGCTGGTTCATTTATCCAAGAACTGATTGAATGGATTAATAGGACATATGTTGCAGATTGGCCTCCATATCTGTGCCTTTTGCAAATTACGAAACTTGATCTTATCTTGGGAATTAAGATGGACTCTTTCTTATCAACTTGGAAGCACGAAATTCGAAATTTCGAGGAGAACAGTGGTAATATCAAATTAAAGAACAATACACCAATAGTGCCTAAACAGCTTTCAAACGACCTTCTAGTTTCTGAAAATGTTTTACACTTTGGCTATAAAAAGCTTTTCCTAAGTAAGTTTTTCGATAAAtga
- the SMKI11G2140 gene encoding uncharacterized protein (similar to Saccharomyces cerevisiae YKR005C; ancestral locus Anc_2.515), with product MLGCLSTLLVLLAGGGSLILPAVQSKTVSDPNLCPGYNSQRVSPFLSSCKQNLNKCMFRYFDEQYAFCRSCVTVNNETMEDLNNCRCIECALSSLKRSCFQDYCTSNDEYEELLVFIEQFQSTNKVIDNGVTLKSNDNKFSSKKLSYFVGQNHTIFRNPLPFEKKQLISALLNSLTNNQDTKSSFDMFKKIDTDDEIQILHKRGSNDKTLSESPSDVDRSENHSGTNTKKQGNDSEDNGTKEINEDACSVIFDENDSIDNSLDSEKILTKNSPFHTATKTHTTYPSSKQSWTPLERRTVSTSYLVDECQGTKAITTINSSHDTNIETETRTTLAMSTEERKVWFPKTTIITNTATTTSSNVMIVITTNLLLTEINAHELKKKTGIKVGIFSANDEAVSSDERSVQTEAKSNRISNPGTASQQTNLFATTTPHLSPQSALGSSEYISAASQLDKRIFLFTVITVSITTLMMLGLSYRSRVSLRDHNVDESEDDDDWSNEEIEFDEEYFYSLPVSIPEKGISLDKMAQQLGVE from the exons ATGTTGGGATGTTTAAGCACACTGCTGGTTCTCCTAGCTGGCGGAGGTAGTTTGATTCTCCCAGCAGTTCAAAGCAAAACCGTGTCAGATCCTAACTTATGTCCAGGTTACAATTCACAAAGAGTTTCTCCCTTCCTTTCCAGTTGT AAACAAAATCTGAATAAATGCATGTTCCGCTATTTCGATGAACAATATGCGTTTTGCCGGTCATGCGTCACTGTGAATAATGAAACAATGGAAGACTTAAATAACTGCAGATGTATAGAATGTGCCTTGAGCTCTCTTAAGAGAAGTTGCTTTCAAGATTACTGTACCTCTAACGATGAATATGAAGAGTTGCTGGTTTTTattgaacaatttcaaTCGACAAATAAAGTTATCGACAACGGAGTGACTTTGAAATCCAACGAcaacaaattttcaagTAAGAAATTGTCCTATTTTGTTGGCCAAAATCATACAATTTTTAGGAATCCTTTGCCATTCGAGAAAAAGCAATTAATTTCTGCATTATTAAACTCTTTAACGAACAATCAAGACACAAAATCGTCGTTTGAtatgttcaaaaaaattgacaCTGATGATGAAATCCAAATTTTGCACAAAAGAGGGAGTAACGATAAAACTTTATCTGAATCACCAAGTGATGTAGATAGAAGCGAGAATCACAGCGGCACAAACACCAAGAAACAGGGAAATGACAGCGAGGATAATGGGACTAAAGAGATTAATGAGGATGCCTGCAGTgttatttttgatgaaaacgaTAGTATAGATAACAGCCTTGATAGTGAGAAAATACTTACAAAAAACTCCCCATTTCACACTGCAACTAAAACTCATACCACCTATCCTTCTAGCAAACAATCATGGACTCCTTTAGAGCGAAGAACAGTTTCTACTAGTTATTTGGTGGATGAATGCCAAGGTACAAAAGCAATAACCACGATAAATTCTTCTCACGATACTAACATTGAAACTGAAACAAGAACTACCCTAGCCATGTCAACagaggaaagaaaagtatgGTTTCCCAAAACCACGATTATAACAAACACTGCAACTACTACGTCTTCAAACGTCATGATTGTCATCACAACAAATTTATTACTAACGGAAATTAATGCACATGagttaaagaagaaaactggAATTAAAGTTGGTATTTTCAGCGCTAATGACGAGGCCGTTTCATCGGATGAGAGAAGTGTACAAACAGAAGCAAAAAGTAACCGAATTTCTAATCCAGGCACAGCTAGCCAACAAACTAACTTGTTCGCTACAACTACCCCGCATTTATCCCCCCAATCGGCACTTGGTTCCAGTGAATACATATCGGCGGCATCTCAACTAGACAAAAGGATATTCTTGTTTACTGTTATTACAGTCTCCATTACTACTTTAATGATGTTGGGGCTTTCCTACCGGTCACGAGTATCCCTTAGAGATCATAACGTTGATGAATCagaagacgatgatgacTGGtccaatgaagaaattgaatttgatgaagagtATTTCTATTCTCTTCCTGTAAGTATACCAGAAAAAGGAATCAGTTTGGATAAAATGGCACAGCAACTTGGTGTAGAATAG
- the MRPL13 gene encoding mitochondrial 54S ribosomal protein mL50 MRPL13 (similar to Saccharomyces cerevisiae MRPL13 (YKR006C); ancestral locus Anc_2.516), translating into MSSLLRVHCARPLPQWSVALSAARQKARPIHSSATNRDFMSWFKRKKQEKHKEPVKDTKQLIKDIEEGKAEASSQSSFKSKNRLELIPENFIGEGSGRNKRQKELKHAVSTAPFNQWLTRSKITTENELNDTISQVAKTTLGKEDEDVQFPDLVAKFQFTKLLQAKSGYLIPDYKLTTLNTPLHFKIYIKEKILGPVNNPKTAFKESEPNAIHPFSDNYTSPNIFVVEDISLKEQKSKYDTIMKEIQKLEDEATKKALATARSA; encoded by the coding sequence ATGTCATCTTTGCTTAGAGTACACTGTGCTAGGCCGTTACCACAATGGTCGGTGGCGCTTTCTGCCGCTAGACAGAAAGCCAGACCCATTCACTCTTCTGCTACAAACAGAGACTTCATGTCGTGGTTCAAGAGGAAGAAGCAAGAAAAGCATAAAGAGCCTGTAAAGGACACTAAACAGTTAATAAAAGATATTGAAGAGGGCAAGGCCGAAGCTTCCTCCCAGTCCTCCTTCAAAAGCAAGAATAGGCTGGAATTAATACCTGAGAATTTTATTGGCGAAGGATCTGGACGGAATAAGAGACAGAAGGAGTTGAAGCATGCTGTCTCCACCGCTCCCTTCAACCAATGGTTAACCAGAAGTAAAATCACTACAGAAAATGAGTTAAATGATACGATATCGCAGGTAGCTAAAACAACACTGGGCaaagaagacgaagacGTCCAATTCCCTGATTTGGTAGCTAAATTTCAATTTACCAAGCTTTTGCAAGCAAAATCTGGTTATCTAATTCCTGATTATAAACTAACCACTTTAAATACTCCCCTGCACtttaaaatatatattaaGGAGAAAATATTAGGACCTGTGAACAATCCCAAAACCGCTTTCAAAGAATCTGAGCCTAACGCTATCCATCCTTTTTCTGATAACTACACCTCACCAAACATTTTTGTGGTTGAAGACATCTCTCTGAAAGAGCAAAAAAGTAAGTATGATACTAttatgaaagaaattcaaaagctGGAAGATGAGGCAACGAAAAAAGCTCTGGCAACAGCAAGATCCGCCTAG
- the RSC4 gene encoding Rsc4p (similar to Saccharomyces cerevisiae RSC4 (YKR008W); ancestral locus Anc_2.518): MVVKKRKLTSEASGSDERPKYLPGKHPKNQEETPHVDYNAPLNPKSELFLDDWHIPKFNRFISFTLDVLIDKYKEIFKDFIKLPSRKFHPQYYYKIQQPMSINEIKSRDYEYEDGPSNFLLDVELLTKNCQAYNEYDSLIVKNSMQVVMLIEFEVLKAKNLKRNYLINSEVKVKLLHYFDKLVDGTEKKINQALLGSLSPKNSDDKVNLSEPFMELVDKDELPEYYEIVHNPMALSIVKQNLEIGQYSKIYDFIIDMLLIFQNAHIFNDPSALIYKDATTLTNYFNYLIQKEFFPELQDLNERGEINLEFDKFEFENYLAIGGGPAAAGALAISALDNDIELESNREDLIDQADYDFNHFEGLGNGYNRSFLTEDYLLNPNNFKKLIAKPGTMPSEVKNERSTTSDNEQTNSLESEHLKIPKYNIIKSIQKEIQLLSEQHTMECKPYKLIKNIFIFSSKSLYSQATKPLPGSRPSCNQNWVEYIFNGSELSQNENAFSFMLQPMQTFLTLQSHLNSSLKDTETLLTINKEPVKSRTSNSNNNLSQPPQQENSVIGNDIKQGIESLANGSSSNNDAAANYNDKLNNMTEIFDIRLTEGLNHLMFKCENKILNETEFMNFWINVLP; this comes from the coding sequence ATGGTGGTTAAGAAGCGGAAGTTAACAAGTGAGGCAAGTGGCAGTGATGAAAGGCCCAAGTACTTGCCGGGAAAACATCCAAAAAACCAAGAGGAAACTCCGCATGTCGATTATAACGCCCCATTAAACCCTAAATCAGAACTTTTTCTAGATGACTGGCACATACCTAAGTTTAATAGATTCATCAGTTTCACTTTGGATGTTCTTATtgataaatataaagaGATTTTTAAGGATTTCATTAAACTACCAAGTAGGAAATTTCACCCACAGTATTATTATAAGATTCAACAGCCGATGTCTATTAATGAAATTAAATCAAGAGACTATGAATACGAAGATGGCCCAagcaattttcttttggatgTTGAACTTTTAACGAAAAACTGTCAAGCATACAATGAATATGACAGTTTGATTGTAAAAAACTCCATGCAAGTAGTAATGTTAATCGAATTTGAAGTTTTGAAAGCGAAGAatctgaaaagaaactattTAATTAATAGTGAGGTAAAAGTTAAACTACTGCACTATTTCGATAAACTTGTTGATGgtacagaaaaaaaaatcaaccAGGCTTTGCTTGGTTCATTATCTCCTAAAAATTCTGACGACAAGGTTAATCTAAGTGAACCGTTTATGGAATTAGTTGATAAAGATGAATTACCTGAATATTATGAAATAGTACATAACCCAATGGCTTTATCAATCGTGAAACAAAACCTTGAAATTGGTCAATATTCGAAGATATATGATTTTATCATCGATATGCTTTTGATCTTTCAAAACGCACATATATTTAATGATCCAAGCGCTTTGATTTACAAAGATGCAACCACTTTAACGAATTATTTCAACTACTTAATACAAAAGGAGTTTTTTCCAGAATTACAGGATTTGAACGAAAGGGGTGAGATTAATTTAGAATTTgacaaatttgaatttgaaaattatcTAGCTATTGGTGGTGGTCCCGCTGCAGCAGGTGCATTGGCTATATCTGCTCTCgataatgatattgaaCTGGAATCAAACCGTGAAGATCTTATTGATCAAGCAGACTATGACTTCAATCATTTCGAAGGTCTGGGCAATGGCTATAATCGTTCTTTTCTAACCGAAGATTATTTATTGAACCCAaacaatttcaagaaattaataGCCAAACCAGGGACAATGCCATCCGAAGTCAAGAATGAACGATCAACGACATCAGATAACGAGCAAACAAACTCCTTAGAAAGCGAACATTTGAAAATTCCCAAgtataatattataaagTCTATTCAAAAGGAAATTCAATTGCTCTCAGAGCAACACACTATGGAATGCAAACCCTataaattgataaaaaatatttttattttttcttccaaaagtTTGTATTCACAGGCAACTAAGCCTTTGCCGGGTTCCAGACCATCGTGCAATCAAAATTGGGTGGAGTATATTTTCAACGGTAGTGAACTGAGTCAAAACGAAAATGCTTTTTCCTTCATGTTACAGCCAATGCAAACATTCTTAACTTTACAATCTCATCTAAACTCATCGTTGAAGGATACTGAAACTCTATTAACGATCAATAAGGAGCCTGTGAAATCCAGaacttcaaattcaaacaaTAACCTCTCACAACCTCCgcaacaagaaaatagtGTTATTGGTAACGATATAAAGCAAGGTATTGAAAGTTTAGCAAATGGCAGCAGTAGTAATAATGATGCTGCTGCTAATTATAATGATAAACTTAATAATATGactgaaatttttgatattcGCCTAACGGAAGGCTTAAATCATTTGATGTTTAAGtgtgaaaacaaaatattgaatGAAACTGAATTTATGAATTTTTGGATTAATGTCTTGCCATAA
- the OSH6 gene encoding oxysterol-binding protein OSH6 (similar to Saccharomyces cerevisiae OSH7 (YHR001W) and OSH6 (YKR003W); ancestral locus Anc_2.513): MGSKKLTVGSDSHRLSRSSFTSSKSSHSAIKDQPIDTDDIDEDDESGHNIILNIISQLRPGCDLTRITLPTFILEKKSMLERVTNQLQFPEFLLQAHSEKDPLERFLYVIKWYLAGWHIAPKAVKKPLNPVLGEYFTAYWDLPNKQQAYYIAEQTSHHPPECAYFYMIPESSIRVDGVVIPKSRFLGNSSAAMMDGSTVLQFLDIKDKTGKPEKYVLTQPNVYVRGILFGKMRIELGDHMVIKSPNFQVDIEFKTKGYVFGTYDAIEGTVKDYDGNSYYEISGKWNDVMYIKDLKQSRSSPKVFLDTHKESPLRPKVRPLDEQGDYESRKLWKKVTDALAVRNHPVATEEKFQIEDHQRQLAKKRIEDGVEFHPKLFRRSKPGEDLDYCIYKNIPTNEDPENQIRSILQIAPILPGQHFTNKFFIPAFEKIKAQNKGNEGRKENSGR; encoded by the coding sequence ATGGGCTCCAAAAAACTGACTGTAGGATCCGATTCGCATCGTTTGAGCAGATCCAGCTTTACAAGCAGTAAATCTTCACATTCAGCAATAAAAGATCAGCCGATCGATACagatgatattgatgaggatgatgaaTCCGGTCATAATATTATCTTAAATATTATCTCACAATTAAGGCCAGGCTGTGATTTGACTAGGATTACCTTGCCTACATTTATATTAGAAAAGAAGTCCATGCTTGAACGTGTCACAAATCAGTTGCAATTTCCTGAGTTTTTGTTGCAAGCGCATTCAGAGAAGGATCCATTGGAAAGATTTTTGTACGTCATAAAATGGTATCTAGCAGGCTGGCACATTGCACCCAAGGCAGTTAAGAAACCGTTAAACCCAGTCCTTGGTGAGTATTTTACCGCTTATTGGGATTTGCCAAACAAACAGCAAGCATACTATATAGCTGAGCAGACAAGTCACCACCCTCCAGAATGTGCGTATTTTTACATGATCCCCGAATCATCAATTAGAGTGGATGGTGTGGTTATTCCTAAATCCAGATTTTTGGGAAACTCAAGTGCCGCTATGATGGATGGATCAACAGTCTTACAATTTCTGGACATTAAGGATAAAACCGGAAAACCGGAAAAGTATGTCCTAACACAACCCAACGTATATGTAAGAGGAATTCTGTTTGGAAAAATGAGAATCGAACTTGGAGATCATATGGTAATTAAATCTCCCAATTTCCAAGTTGATATAGAGTTTAAGACAAAAGGATATGTTTTCGGTACTTACGACGCCATCGAGGGAACTGTTAAAGATTATGACGGTAACTCATATTACGAAATATCTGGTAAATGGAATGATGTTATGTATATAAAGGATTTAAAGCAGTCACGCTCTTCACCAAAAGTATTTCTCGACACACATAAAGAGTCACCACTAAGACCAAAGGTTCGGCCATTGGACGAACAAGGTGATTACGAATCCAGAAAACTGTGGAAAAAGGTTACAGATGCACTGGCTGTCCGCAATCATCCTGTCGCGACTGAGGAAAAATTCCAGATAGAAGACCATCAAAGACAGTTAGCCAAAAAGCGTATCGAAGATGGTGTGGAATTTCATCCAAAGTTATTTAGACGGTCAAAACCTGGCGAGGATCTTGATTATTGTATTTATAAGAATATCCCTACTAACGAGGATCCTGAGAACCAAATACGAAGTATATTGCAAATAGCACCTATTTTACCAGGTCAACACTTTACTaacaaattcttcatccCTGCATTCGAGAAGATAAAAGCACAAAATAAAGGGAATGAGGGTAGGAAGGAGAATTCGGGAAGATAA
- the PAP1 gene encoding polynucleotide adenylyltransferase PAP1 (similar to Saccharomyces cerevisiae PAP1 (YKR002W); ancestral locus Anc_2.512) — MSSQKVFGITGPVSTVGATAAENKLNDSLIQELKKEGSFETEQETANRVQVLKVLQELAQRFVYEVSKKKNMSDGMARDAGGKIFTYGSYRLGVHGPGSDIDTLVVVPKHVTRDDFFTVFDALLRERKELDEIAPVPDAFVPIIKIKFSGISIDLICARLDQPQVPSSLTLSDKNLLRNLDEKDLRALNGTRVTDEILELVPKPNVFRIALRAIKLWAQRRAVYANIFGFPGGVAWAMLVARICQLYPNACSAVILNRFFIILSEWNWPQPVILKPIEDGPLQVRVWNPKIYAQDRSHRMPVITPAYPSMCATHNITESTKKVILQEFGRGVQITNDIFSNKKSWAALFEKNDFFFRYKFYLEITAYTRGSDEQHLKWSGLVESKVRLLVMKLEVLAGIKIAHPFTKPFESSYCCPTEDDYEMIQDKYGSHKTETALNSLQSVTDENKEDEGIKDKLKAYLTTMYIGLDFNIENKKEKVDIHIPCTEFVNLCRSFNEDYGDHKVFNLALRFVKGYDLPDEVFDENEKRPSRKSKRRNLDARHETVKRSRSDVASSSDNINGATAAVDVN, encoded by the coding sequence ATGAGCTCTCAAAAGGTTTTTGGTATTACTGGACCCGTATCAACTGTGGGCGCCACAGCGGCAGAAAATAAACTGAATGATAGCTTAATTCAAGAACTGAAAAAGGAAGGTTCGTTTGAGACAGAGCAAGAAACTGCCAATAGGGTACAAGTGTTGAAAGTACTACAGGAATTAGCTCAAAGATTTGTTTATGAAGTatcgaagaagaaaaatatgtcTGATGGGATGGCAAGGGATGCGGGTGGAAAGATTTTTACTTATGGTTCTTATAGATTAGGAGTCCATGGGCCTGGAAGTGATATTGATACTTTGGTGGTTGTTCCAAAACATGTAACTCGggatgatttttttactgtATTTGACGCACTACTAAGAGAAAGGAAAGAATTGGATGAAATTGCCCCTGTTCCTGATGCGTTTGTTCCAATCATCAAGATCAAGTTCAGTGGCATTTCTATTGATTTAATTTGTGCACGTCTAGATCAACCTCAAGTGCCTTCATCCTTGACTTTATCAGACAAAAATCTCCTGCGAAACTTAGATGAGAAGGACCTAAGGGCTTTGAATGGTACCAGAGTAACAGATGAAATATTAGAATTGGTTCCAAAGCCAAATGTTTTTAGGATTGCCTTAAGAGCTATTAAGCTATGGGCACAAAGAAGGGCTGTTTATGCTAACATTTTTGGCTTTCCTGGTGGTGTTGCTTGGGCCATGTTAGTTGCTAGAATTTGTCAACTATACCCCAATGCGTGTAGCGCAGTTATACTAAACagattttttatcatcCTATCGGAATGGAATTGGCCGCAACCGGTTATTCTAAAACCAATTGAAGATGGACCATTACAAGTACGTGTATGGAATCCGAAGATATATGCCCAAGATAGGTCTCATAGAATGCCTGTCATTACACCAGCTTACCCATCAATGTGTGCTACACATAACATCACAGAATCTACTAAAAAGGTCATTCTACAAGAATTTGGAAGGGGTGTTCAGATTACCAACGATATCTTTTCCAATAAAAAGTCCTGGGCTGCTTTATTCGAAAAGAATGACTTTTTCTTTCGATACAAGTTCTATTTAGAAATTACAGCGTACACAAGAGGCAGTGATGAGCAGCATTTAAAATGGAGTGGTCTTGTTGAAAGTAAGGTAAGGCTTCTAGTTATGAAACTGGAAGTGTTGGCAGGAATCAAAATTGCTCATCCTTTCACTAAGCCCTTCGAAAGTAGTTATTGTTGTCCAACAGAAGATGACTACGAAATGATTCAAGACAAGTATGGTAGCCACAAAACTGAGACAGCATTGAATTCCCTCCAATCGGTAacagatgaaaataaagaagatgaaggtATTAAAGATAAATTAAAGGCTTATTTAACCACCATGTATATAGGCCTTGATTTTaatattgaaaacaaaaaggaGAAAGTTGACATTCATATTCCATGTACGGAATTTGTAAACTTGTGTCGAAGTTTCAATGAGGACTATGGTGACCACAAAGTATTCAACCTAGCTCTTCGCTTCGTAAAGGGCTACGATTTGCCAGATgaagtttttgatgaaaatgaaaagaggCCATCGAGGAAGAGCAAAAGGAGGAATCTAGATGCCAGACATGAAACTGTGAAGAGATCTAGATCTGATGTTGCTTCATCAAGCGATAATATTAACGGCGCAACCGCCGCTGTTGACGTGAATTAA
- the MEH1 gene encoding Meh1p (similar to Saccharomyces cerevisiae MEH1 (YKR007W); ancestral locus Anc_2.517), translating into MGAIISCCRHHAREEDEALLREQQAGYGSQGNANSEYDAEQMRLKEHEQKLLAREQELREIVANTNDKLIDISMINNSGIVIQGTDLQEALDKKQQEEGEVSPEDGRSAGDDNTSGRSVPSSRSAERSATHAAPRTNTFTVLTSPDSTRITKEQLKKLHSNILDEILSQSKVDKPGPLTVPF; encoded by the coding sequence ATGGGAGCCATAATTAGCTGTTGTAGACATCATGCCAGGGAGGAAGATGAAGCTTTGCTGAGGGAACAACAGGCGGGCTACGGAAGCCAAGGAAACGCAAACAGCGAGTATGATGCCGAGCAAATGCGATTGAAGGAGCACGAACAGAAACTGCTGGCGAGGGAGCAAGAACTAAGGGAAATTGTCGCAAACACAAACGATAAGCTAATAGACATATCGATGATAAATAACAGTGGGATTGTGATTCAAGGAACAGACCTGCAAGAAGCTCTCGATAAAAAACAACAGGAAGAGGGTGAAGTCTCCCCAGAGGACGGCAGAAGTGCAGGCGATGACAACACCAGTGGGCGTTCAGTACCTTCGAGCCGATCTGCAGAGCGATCCGCTACCCATGCGGCTCCAAGGACAAATACATTCACTGTGCTTACATCCCCAGATTCAACTAGAATAACAAAAGAACAGTTAAAGAAGCTACACTCGAACattcttgatgaaattttgagCCAGTCCAAGGTAGACAAACCGGGTCCCTTGACGGTTCCCTTTTAA